Proteins encoded by one window of Macaca mulatta isolate MMU2019108-1 chromosome 10, T2T-MMU8v2.0, whole genome shotgun sequence:
- the CASTOR1 gene encoding cytosolic arginine sensor for mTORC1 subunit 1 isoform X1 — protein MELHILEHRVRVLSVARPGLWLYTHPLIKLLFLPHRSRCKFFSLTETPEDYTLMVDEEGFKELPPSEFLQVAEATWLVLNVSSHSGAAVQAAGVTKIARSVIAPLAEHHVSVLMLSTYQTDFILVREQDLSVVIHTLAQEFDIYREVGGEPVPVTRDDSSNGFPRTQHAGLSPTVHPIQSPQNRFCVLTLDPETLPAIATTLIDVLFYSHSTPKEAASSSPEPSSITFFAFSLIEGYISIVMDAETQKKFPSDLLLTSSSGELWRMVRIGGQPLGFDECGIVAQIAGPLAAADISAYYISTFNFDHALVPEDGIGSVIEVLQRRQEGLAS, from the exons ATGGAGCTGCACATCCTAGAACACCGGGTGCGGGTGCTGAGCGTCGCCCGTCCGGGTCTCTGGCTCTACACCCACCCGCTCATCAAGCTGCTCTTCCTGCCCCACCGCAGCCG GTGCAAGTTCTTCAGCCTGACGGAGACCCCTGAGGATTACACACTTATGGTGGATGAGGAGGGCTTTAAAG AGCTGCCCCCATCTGAGTTTCTGCAAGTAGCTGAGGCCACATGGCTGGTGCTGAACGTGTCGTCTCACAGCGGTGCGGCAGTGCAGGCTGCTGGGGTTACCAAGATCGCCCGCTCGGTCATCGCGCCACTGGCCGAGCACCACGTGTCTGTGCTGATGCTGTCCACTTACCAGACGGACTTCATCCTG GTGCGGGAGCAGGACCTGTCCGTGGTGATCCACACGctggcccaggagttcgacattTACCGCGAGGTGGGCGGAGAGCCTGTGCCTGTGACGAGGGATGATTCCAGCAATGGCTTTCCCCGCACTCAGCATG CAGGGCTCAGCCCCACGGTGCATCCCATCCAGAGCCCACAGAACCGCTTCTGTGTCCTCACACTGGACCCTGAGACGCTTCCAGCCATCGCCACCACCCTCATAGATGTCCTCTTCTACTCGCACAG CACCCCCAAGGAGGCAGCCTCTAGCAGTCCTGAACCCAGCTCCATCACGTTCTTTGCCTTCTCCCTCATCGAGGGTTATATCTCCATTGTCATGGATGctgaaacacagaaaaa GTTCCCCAGTGACCTGCTGCTGACCAGCTCCTCAGGGGAGCTGTGGAGGATGGTGCGCATCGGCGGGCAGCCCCTGGGCTTTG ATGAATGTGGCATCGTGGCGCAGATTGCGGGTCCCCTGGCAGCCGCTGACATCTCTGCCTACTACATCAGCACCTTCAACTTCGACCACGCCCTG GTGCCCGAGGACGGTATCGGCAGCGTCATCGAGGTCCTCCAGCGGCGGCAGGAAGGCCTGGCTTCCTGA
- the CASTOR1 gene encoding cytosolic arginine sensor for mTORC1 subunit 1 isoform X5, which translates to MELHILEHRVRVLSVARPGLWLYTHPLIKLLFLPHRSRCKFFSLTETPEDYTLMVDEEGFKELPPSEFLQVAEATWLVLNVSSHSGAAVQAAGVTKIARSVIAPLAEHHVSVLMLSTYQTDFILVREQDLSVVIHTLAQEFDIYREVGGEPVPVTRDDSSNGFPRTQHAGLSPTVHPIQSPQNRFCVLTLDPETLPAIATTLIDVLFYSHRFPSDLLLTSSSGELWRMVRIGGQPLGFDECGIVAQIAGPLAAADISAYYISTFNFDHALVPEDGIGSVIEVLQRRQEGLAS; encoded by the exons ATGGAGCTGCACATCCTAGAACACCGGGTGCGGGTGCTGAGCGTCGCCCGTCCGGGTCTCTGGCTCTACACCCACCCGCTCATCAAGCTGCTCTTCCTGCCCCACCGCAGCCG GTGCAAGTTCTTCAGCCTGACGGAGACCCCTGAGGATTACACACTTATGGTGGATGAGGAGGGCTTTAAAG AGCTGCCCCCATCTGAGTTTCTGCAAGTAGCTGAGGCCACATGGCTGGTGCTGAACGTGTCGTCTCACAGCGGTGCGGCAGTGCAGGCTGCTGGGGTTACCAAGATCGCCCGCTCGGTCATCGCGCCACTGGCCGAGCACCACGTGTCTGTGCTGATGCTGTCCACTTACCAGACGGACTTCATCCTG GTGCGGGAGCAGGACCTGTCCGTGGTGATCCACACGctggcccaggagttcgacattTACCGCGAGGTGGGCGGAGAGCCTGTGCCTGTGACGAGGGATGATTCCAGCAATGGCTTTCCCCGCACTCAGCATG CAGGGCTCAGCCCCACGGTGCATCCCATCCAGAGCCCACAGAACCGCTTCTGTGTCCTCACACTGGACCCTGAGACGCTTCCAGCCATCGCCACCACCCTCATAGATGTCCTCTTCTACTCGCACAG GTTCCCCAGTGACCTGCTGCTGACCAGCTCCTCAGGGGAGCTGTGGAGGATGGTGCGCATCGGCGGGCAGCCCCTGGGCTTTG ATGAATGTGGCATCGTGGCGCAGATTGCGGGTCCCCTGGCAGCCGCTGACATCTCTGCCTACTACATCAGCACCTTCAACTTCGACCACGCCCTG GTGCCCGAGGACGGTATCGGCAGCGTCATCGAGGTCCTCCAGCGGCGGCAGGAAGGCCTGGCTTCCTGA
- the CASTOR1 gene encoding cytosolic arginine sensor for mTORC1 subunit 1 isoform X2, whose protein sequence is MELHILEHRVRVLSVARPGLWLYTHPLIKLLFLPHRSRCKFFSLTETPEDYTLMVDEEGFKELPPSEFLQVAEATWLVLNVSSHSGAAVQAAGVTKIARSVIAPLAEHHVSVLMLSTYQTDFILVREQDLSVVIHTLAQEFDIYREVGGEPVPVTRDDSSNGFPRTQHGLSPTVHPIQSPQNRFCVLTLDPETLPAIATTLIDVLFYSHSTPKEAASSSPEPSSITFFAFSLIEGYISIVMDAETQKKFPSDLLLTSSSGELWRMVRIGGQPLGFDECGIVAQIAGPLAAADISAYYISTFNFDHALVPEDGIGSVIEVLQRRQEGLAS, encoded by the exons ATGGAGCTGCACATCCTAGAACACCGGGTGCGGGTGCTGAGCGTCGCCCGTCCGGGTCTCTGGCTCTACACCCACCCGCTCATCAAGCTGCTCTTCCTGCCCCACCGCAGCCG GTGCAAGTTCTTCAGCCTGACGGAGACCCCTGAGGATTACACACTTATGGTGGATGAGGAGGGCTTTAAAG AGCTGCCCCCATCTGAGTTTCTGCAAGTAGCTGAGGCCACATGGCTGGTGCTGAACGTGTCGTCTCACAGCGGTGCGGCAGTGCAGGCTGCTGGGGTTACCAAGATCGCCCGCTCGGTCATCGCGCCACTGGCCGAGCACCACGTGTCTGTGCTGATGCTGTCCACTTACCAGACGGACTTCATCCTG GTGCGGGAGCAGGACCTGTCCGTGGTGATCCACACGctggcccaggagttcgacattTACCGCGAGGTGGGCGGAGAGCCTGTGCCTGTGACGAGGGATGATTCCAGCAATGGCTTTCCCCGCACTCAGCATG GGCTCAGCCCCACGGTGCATCCCATCCAGAGCCCACAGAACCGCTTCTGTGTCCTCACACTGGACCCTGAGACGCTTCCAGCCATCGCCACCACCCTCATAGATGTCCTCTTCTACTCGCACAG CACCCCCAAGGAGGCAGCCTCTAGCAGTCCTGAACCCAGCTCCATCACGTTCTTTGCCTTCTCCCTCATCGAGGGTTATATCTCCATTGTCATGGATGctgaaacacagaaaaa GTTCCCCAGTGACCTGCTGCTGACCAGCTCCTCAGGGGAGCTGTGGAGGATGGTGCGCATCGGCGGGCAGCCCCTGGGCTTTG ATGAATGTGGCATCGTGGCGCAGATTGCGGGTCCCCTGGCAGCCGCTGACATCTCTGCCTACTACATCAGCACCTTCAACTTCGACCACGCCCTG GTGCCCGAGGACGGTATCGGCAGCGTCATCGAGGTCCTCCAGCGGCGGCAGGAAGGCCTGGCTTCCTGA
- the CASTOR1 gene encoding cytosolic arginine sensor for mTORC1 subunit 1 isoform X6: MELHILEHRVRVLSVARPGLWLYTHPLIKLLFLPHRSRCKFFSLTETPEDYTLMVDEEGFKELPPSEFLQVAEATWLVLNVSSHSGAAVQAAGVTKIARSVIAPLAEHHVSVLMLSTYQTDFILVREQDLSVVIHTLAQEFDIYREVGGEPVPVTRDDSSNGFPRTQHGLSPTVHPIQSPQNRFCVLTLDPETLPAIATTLIDVLFYSHRFPSDLLLTSSSGELWRMVRIGGQPLGFDECGIVAQIAGPLAAADISAYYISTFNFDHALVPEDGIGSVIEVLQRRQEGLAS; the protein is encoded by the exons ATGGAGCTGCACATCCTAGAACACCGGGTGCGGGTGCTGAGCGTCGCCCGTCCGGGTCTCTGGCTCTACACCCACCCGCTCATCAAGCTGCTCTTCCTGCCCCACCGCAGCCG GTGCAAGTTCTTCAGCCTGACGGAGACCCCTGAGGATTACACACTTATGGTGGATGAGGAGGGCTTTAAAG AGCTGCCCCCATCTGAGTTTCTGCAAGTAGCTGAGGCCACATGGCTGGTGCTGAACGTGTCGTCTCACAGCGGTGCGGCAGTGCAGGCTGCTGGGGTTACCAAGATCGCCCGCTCGGTCATCGCGCCACTGGCCGAGCACCACGTGTCTGTGCTGATGCTGTCCACTTACCAGACGGACTTCATCCTG GTGCGGGAGCAGGACCTGTCCGTGGTGATCCACACGctggcccaggagttcgacattTACCGCGAGGTGGGCGGAGAGCCTGTGCCTGTGACGAGGGATGATTCCAGCAATGGCTTTCCCCGCACTCAGCATG GGCTCAGCCCCACGGTGCATCCCATCCAGAGCCCACAGAACCGCTTCTGTGTCCTCACACTGGACCCTGAGACGCTTCCAGCCATCGCCACCACCCTCATAGATGTCCTCTTCTACTCGCACAG GTTCCCCAGTGACCTGCTGCTGACCAGCTCCTCAGGGGAGCTGTGGAGGATGGTGCGCATCGGCGGGCAGCCCCTGGGCTTTG ATGAATGTGGCATCGTGGCGCAGATTGCGGGTCCCCTGGCAGCCGCTGACATCTCTGCCTACTACATCAGCACCTTCAACTTCGACCACGCCCTG GTGCCCGAGGACGGTATCGGCAGCGTCATCGAGGTCCTCCAGCGGCGGCAGGAAGGCCTGGCTTCCTGA
- the CASTOR1 gene encoding cytosolic arginine sensor for mTORC1 subunit 1 isoform X3: protein MGSGGSAVAPGQGRRIRIAVRCKFFSLTETPEDYTLMVDEEGFKELPPSEFLQVAEATWLVLNVSSHSGAAVQAAGVTKIARSVIAPLAEHHVSVLMLSTYQTDFILVREQDLSVVIHTLAQEFDIYREVGGEPVPVTRDDSSNGFPRTQHAGLSPTVHPIQSPQNRFCVLTLDPETLPAIATTLIDVLFYSHSTPKEAASSSPEPSSITFFAFSLIEGYISIVMDAETQKKFPSDLLLTSSSGELWRMVRIGGQPLGFDECGIVAQIAGPLAAADISAYYISTFNFDHALVPEDGIGSVIEVLQRRQEGLAS from the exons ATGGGGTCTGGGGGCTCTGCTGTCGCTCCGGGCCAGGGTCGGAGGATTAGGATCGCCgtaag GTGCAAGTTCTTCAGCCTGACGGAGACCCCTGAGGATTACACACTTATGGTGGATGAGGAGGGCTTTAAAG AGCTGCCCCCATCTGAGTTTCTGCAAGTAGCTGAGGCCACATGGCTGGTGCTGAACGTGTCGTCTCACAGCGGTGCGGCAGTGCAGGCTGCTGGGGTTACCAAGATCGCCCGCTCGGTCATCGCGCCACTGGCCGAGCACCACGTGTCTGTGCTGATGCTGTCCACTTACCAGACGGACTTCATCCTG GTGCGGGAGCAGGACCTGTCCGTGGTGATCCACACGctggcccaggagttcgacattTACCGCGAGGTGGGCGGAGAGCCTGTGCCTGTGACGAGGGATGATTCCAGCAATGGCTTTCCCCGCACTCAGCATG CAGGGCTCAGCCCCACGGTGCATCCCATCCAGAGCCCACAGAACCGCTTCTGTGTCCTCACACTGGACCCTGAGACGCTTCCAGCCATCGCCACCACCCTCATAGATGTCCTCTTCTACTCGCACAG CACCCCCAAGGAGGCAGCCTCTAGCAGTCCTGAACCCAGCTCCATCACGTTCTTTGCCTTCTCCCTCATCGAGGGTTATATCTCCATTGTCATGGATGctgaaacacagaaaaa GTTCCCCAGTGACCTGCTGCTGACCAGCTCCTCAGGGGAGCTGTGGAGGATGGTGCGCATCGGCGGGCAGCCCCTGGGCTTTG ATGAATGTGGCATCGTGGCGCAGATTGCGGGTCCCCTGGCAGCCGCTGACATCTCTGCCTACTACATCAGCACCTTCAACTTCGACCACGCCCTG GTGCCCGAGGACGGTATCGGCAGCGTCATCGAGGTCCTCCAGCGGCGGCAGGAAGGCCTGGCTTCCTGA
- the CASTOR1 gene encoding cytosolic arginine sensor for mTORC1 subunit 1 isoform X9 — MGSGGSAVAPGQGRRIRIAVRCKFFSLTETPEDYTLMVDEEGFKELPPSEFLQVAEATWLVLNVSSHSGAAVQAAGVTKIARSVIAPLAEHHVSVLMLSTYQTDFILVREQDLSVVIHTLAQEFDIYREVGGEPVPVTRDDSSNGFPRTQHAGLSPTVHPIQSPQNRFCVLTLDPETLPAIATTLIDVLFYSHRFPSDLLLTSSSGELWRMVRIGGQPLGFDECGIVAQIAGPLAAADISAYYISTFNFDHALVPEDGIGSVIEVLQRRQEGLAS; from the exons ATGGGGTCTGGGGGCTCTGCTGTCGCTCCGGGCCAGGGTCGGAGGATTAGGATCGCCgtaag GTGCAAGTTCTTCAGCCTGACGGAGACCCCTGAGGATTACACACTTATGGTGGATGAGGAGGGCTTTAAAG AGCTGCCCCCATCTGAGTTTCTGCAAGTAGCTGAGGCCACATGGCTGGTGCTGAACGTGTCGTCTCACAGCGGTGCGGCAGTGCAGGCTGCTGGGGTTACCAAGATCGCCCGCTCGGTCATCGCGCCACTGGCCGAGCACCACGTGTCTGTGCTGATGCTGTCCACTTACCAGACGGACTTCATCCTG GTGCGGGAGCAGGACCTGTCCGTGGTGATCCACACGctggcccaggagttcgacattTACCGCGAGGTGGGCGGAGAGCCTGTGCCTGTGACGAGGGATGATTCCAGCAATGGCTTTCCCCGCACTCAGCATG CAGGGCTCAGCCCCACGGTGCATCCCATCCAGAGCCCACAGAACCGCTTCTGTGTCCTCACACTGGACCCTGAGACGCTTCCAGCCATCGCCACCACCCTCATAGATGTCCTCTTCTACTCGCACAG GTTCCCCAGTGACCTGCTGCTGACCAGCTCCTCAGGGGAGCTGTGGAGGATGGTGCGCATCGGCGGGCAGCCCCTGGGCTTTG ATGAATGTGGCATCGTGGCGCAGATTGCGGGTCCCCTGGCAGCCGCTGACATCTCTGCCTACTACATCAGCACCTTCAACTTCGACCACGCCCTG GTGCCCGAGGACGGTATCGGCAGCGTCATCGAGGTCCTCCAGCGGCGGCAGGAAGGCCTGGCTTCCTGA
- the CASTOR1 gene encoding cytosolic arginine sensor for mTORC1 subunit 1 isoform X10, with the protein MGSGGSAVAPGQGRRIRIAVRCKFFSLTETPEDYTLMVDEEGFKELPPSEFLQVAEATWLVLNVSSHSGAAVQAAGVTKIARSVIAPLAEHHVSVLMLSTYQTDFILVREQDLSVVIHTLAQEFDIYREVGGEPVPVTRDDSSNGFPRTQHGLSPTVHPIQSPQNRFCVLTLDPETLPAIATTLIDVLFYSHRFPSDLLLTSSSGELWRMVRIGGQPLGFDECGIVAQIAGPLAAADISAYYISTFNFDHALVPEDGIGSVIEVLQRRQEGLAS; encoded by the exons ATGGGGTCTGGGGGCTCTGCTGTCGCTCCGGGCCAGGGTCGGAGGATTAGGATCGCCgtaag GTGCAAGTTCTTCAGCCTGACGGAGACCCCTGAGGATTACACACTTATGGTGGATGAGGAGGGCTTTAAAG AGCTGCCCCCATCTGAGTTTCTGCAAGTAGCTGAGGCCACATGGCTGGTGCTGAACGTGTCGTCTCACAGCGGTGCGGCAGTGCAGGCTGCTGGGGTTACCAAGATCGCCCGCTCGGTCATCGCGCCACTGGCCGAGCACCACGTGTCTGTGCTGATGCTGTCCACTTACCAGACGGACTTCATCCTG GTGCGGGAGCAGGACCTGTCCGTGGTGATCCACACGctggcccaggagttcgacattTACCGCGAGGTGGGCGGAGAGCCTGTGCCTGTGACGAGGGATGATTCCAGCAATGGCTTTCCCCGCACTCAGCATG GGCTCAGCCCCACGGTGCATCCCATCCAGAGCCCACAGAACCGCTTCTGTGTCCTCACACTGGACCCTGAGACGCTTCCAGCCATCGCCACCACCCTCATAGATGTCCTCTTCTACTCGCACAG GTTCCCCAGTGACCTGCTGCTGACCAGCTCCTCAGGGGAGCTGTGGAGGATGGTGCGCATCGGCGGGCAGCCCCTGGGCTTTG ATGAATGTGGCATCGTGGCGCAGATTGCGGGTCCCCTGGCAGCCGCTGACATCTCTGCCTACTACATCAGCACCTTCAACTTCGACCACGCCCTG GTGCCCGAGGACGGTATCGGCAGCGTCATCGAGGTCCTCCAGCGGCGGCAGGAAGGCCTGGCTTCCTGA
- the CASTOR1 gene encoding cytosolic arginine sensor for mTORC1 subunit 1 isoform X4, whose amino-acid sequence MGSGGSAVAPGQGRRIRIAVRCKFFSLTETPEDYTLMVDEEGFKELPPSEFLQVAEATWLVLNVSSHSGAAVQAAGVTKIARSVIAPLAEHHVSVLMLSTYQTDFILVREQDLSVVIHTLAQEFDIYREVGGEPVPVTRDDSSNGFPRTQHGLSPTVHPIQSPQNRFCVLTLDPETLPAIATTLIDVLFYSHSTPKEAASSSPEPSSITFFAFSLIEGYISIVMDAETQKKFPSDLLLTSSSGELWRMVRIGGQPLGFDECGIVAQIAGPLAAADISAYYISTFNFDHALVPEDGIGSVIEVLQRRQEGLAS is encoded by the exons ATGGGGTCTGGGGGCTCTGCTGTCGCTCCGGGCCAGGGTCGGAGGATTAGGATCGCCgtaag GTGCAAGTTCTTCAGCCTGACGGAGACCCCTGAGGATTACACACTTATGGTGGATGAGGAGGGCTTTAAAG AGCTGCCCCCATCTGAGTTTCTGCAAGTAGCTGAGGCCACATGGCTGGTGCTGAACGTGTCGTCTCACAGCGGTGCGGCAGTGCAGGCTGCTGGGGTTACCAAGATCGCCCGCTCGGTCATCGCGCCACTGGCCGAGCACCACGTGTCTGTGCTGATGCTGTCCACTTACCAGACGGACTTCATCCTG GTGCGGGAGCAGGACCTGTCCGTGGTGATCCACACGctggcccaggagttcgacattTACCGCGAGGTGGGCGGAGAGCCTGTGCCTGTGACGAGGGATGATTCCAGCAATGGCTTTCCCCGCACTCAGCATG GGCTCAGCCCCACGGTGCATCCCATCCAGAGCCCACAGAACCGCTTCTGTGTCCTCACACTGGACCCTGAGACGCTTCCAGCCATCGCCACCACCCTCATAGATGTCCTCTTCTACTCGCACAG CACCCCCAAGGAGGCAGCCTCTAGCAGTCCTGAACCCAGCTCCATCACGTTCTTTGCCTTCTCCCTCATCGAGGGTTATATCTCCATTGTCATGGATGctgaaacacagaaaaa GTTCCCCAGTGACCTGCTGCTGACCAGCTCCTCAGGGGAGCTGTGGAGGATGGTGCGCATCGGCGGGCAGCCCCTGGGCTTTG ATGAATGTGGCATCGTGGCGCAGATTGCGGGTCCCCTGGCAGCCGCTGACATCTCTGCCTACTACATCAGCACCTTCAACTTCGACCACGCCCTG GTGCCCGAGGACGGTATCGGCAGCGTCATCGAGGTCCTCCAGCGGCGGCAGGAAGGCCTGGCTTCCTGA
- the CASTOR1 gene encoding cytosolic arginine sensor for mTORC1 subunit 1 isoform X8, with the protein MVDEEGFKELPPSEFLQVAEATWLVLNVSSHSGAAVQAAGVTKIARSVIAPLAEHHVSVLMLSTYQTDFILVREQDLSVVIHTLAQEFDIYREVGGEPVPVTRDDSSNGFPRTQHGLSPTVHPIQSPQNRFCVLTLDPETLPAIATTLIDVLFYSHSTPKEAASSSPEPSSITFFAFSLIEGYISIVMDAETQKKFPSDLLLTSSSGELWRMVRIGGQPLGFDECGIVAQIAGPLAAADISAYYISTFNFDHALVPEDGIGSVIEVLQRRQEGLAS; encoded by the exons ATGGTGGATGAGGAGGGCTTTAAAG AGCTGCCCCCATCTGAGTTTCTGCAAGTAGCTGAGGCCACATGGCTGGTGCTGAACGTGTCGTCTCACAGCGGTGCGGCAGTGCAGGCTGCTGGGGTTACCAAGATCGCCCGCTCGGTCATCGCGCCACTGGCCGAGCACCACGTGTCTGTGCTGATGCTGTCCACTTACCAGACGGACTTCATCCTG GTGCGGGAGCAGGACCTGTCCGTGGTGATCCACACGctggcccaggagttcgacattTACCGCGAGGTGGGCGGAGAGCCTGTGCCTGTGACGAGGGATGATTCCAGCAATGGCTTTCCCCGCACTCAGCATG GGCTCAGCCCCACGGTGCATCCCATCCAGAGCCCACAGAACCGCTTCTGTGTCCTCACACTGGACCCTGAGACGCTTCCAGCCATCGCCACCACCCTCATAGATGTCCTCTTCTACTCGCACAG CACCCCCAAGGAGGCAGCCTCTAGCAGTCCTGAACCCAGCTCCATCACGTTCTTTGCCTTCTCCCTCATCGAGGGTTATATCTCCATTGTCATGGATGctgaaacacagaaaaa GTTCCCCAGTGACCTGCTGCTGACCAGCTCCTCAGGGGAGCTGTGGAGGATGGTGCGCATCGGCGGGCAGCCCCTGGGCTTTG ATGAATGTGGCATCGTGGCGCAGATTGCGGGTCCCCTGGCAGCCGCTGACATCTCTGCCTACTACATCAGCACCTTCAACTTCGACCACGCCCTG GTGCCCGAGGACGGTATCGGCAGCGTCATCGAGGTCCTCCAGCGGCGGCAGGAAGGCCTGGCTTCCTGA
- the CASTOR1 gene encoding cytosolic arginine sensor for mTORC1 subunit 1 isoform X7, whose protein sequence is MVDEEGFKELPPSEFLQVAEATWLVLNVSSHSGAAVQAAGVTKIARSVIAPLAEHHVSVLMLSTYQTDFILVREQDLSVVIHTLAQEFDIYREVGGEPVPVTRDDSSNGFPRTQHAGLSPTVHPIQSPQNRFCVLTLDPETLPAIATTLIDVLFYSHSTPKEAASSSPEPSSITFFAFSLIEGYISIVMDAETQKKFPSDLLLTSSSGELWRMVRIGGQPLGFDECGIVAQIAGPLAAADISAYYISTFNFDHALVPEDGIGSVIEVLQRRQEGLAS, encoded by the exons ATGGTGGATGAGGAGGGCTTTAAAG AGCTGCCCCCATCTGAGTTTCTGCAAGTAGCTGAGGCCACATGGCTGGTGCTGAACGTGTCGTCTCACAGCGGTGCGGCAGTGCAGGCTGCTGGGGTTACCAAGATCGCCCGCTCGGTCATCGCGCCACTGGCCGAGCACCACGTGTCTGTGCTGATGCTGTCCACTTACCAGACGGACTTCATCCTG GTGCGGGAGCAGGACCTGTCCGTGGTGATCCACACGctggcccaggagttcgacattTACCGCGAGGTGGGCGGAGAGCCTGTGCCTGTGACGAGGGATGATTCCAGCAATGGCTTTCCCCGCACTCAGCATG CAGGGCTCAGCCCCACGGTGCATCCCATCCAGAGCCCACAGAACCGCTTCTGTGTCCTCACACTGGACCCTGAGACGCTTCCAGCCATCGCCACCACCCTCATAGATGTCCTCTTCTACTCGCACAG CACCCCCAAGGAGGCAGCCTCTAGCAGTCCTGAACCCAGCTCCATCACGTTCTTTGCCTTCTCCCTCATCGAGGGTTATATCTCCATTGTCATGGATGctgaaacacagaaaaa GTTCCCCAGTGACCTGCTGCTGACCAGCTCCTCAGGGGAGCTGTGGAGGATGGTGCGCATCGGCGGGCAGCCCCTGGGCTTTG ATGAATGTGGCATCGTGGCGCAGATTGCGGGTCCCCTGGCAGCCGCTGACATCTCTGCCTACTACATCAGCACCTTCAACTTCGACCACGCCCTG GTGCCCGAGGACGGTATCGGCAGCGTCATCGAGGTCCTCCAGCGGCGGCAGGAAGGCCTGGCTTCCTGA